The Actinomadura graeca nucleotide sequence GCTGAGGGTTTCGGTCCGTCCGCGAGGCGGCCGATGATAGGGGCATGGACCGCCGTGAGCTCGCCGACTTCCTCCGCCGCTCCCGCGAGCGCCTGCGTCCGCAGGAGGTGGGGCTGGTGGCGGGGCCCCGGCGGCGCACTCCGGGGCTGCGCCGCGAGGAGGTGTCACAACTCGCCGGTATGTCCGCCGACTACTACATGCGGCTGGAGCAGGCGCGGAGCCCGCAGCCCTCGTCCCAGCTGCTCGGCTCGCTCGCCCGGGCGCTCCGGCTCACCGAGGACGAGCGCGACCATCTCTACATCCTCGCTGGTCACCGGCCGCCTGCCGGTCCGTACGCGGGGGAGCACGTCCGTCCCGGCCTGCTCTACCTGCTGGACCGGCTCCAGGAGACTCCCGCGCAGCTCGTCGGTGACCTCGGGGACGTGCTGGCACAGAACGCCATGGCGGAGGCGCTTTTCGGTTGCGTTTGCACGGTTGTGGAGCCTGACCGCAACATCGTCTGGCGCTGGTTCACGGACCCGTTCGTCCGGGAGGCGTATCCGGAGGACGAGCACGCCGACTACAGCCGCATGCACGTCGCCGACCTGCGGGCCGCGGTCGCGCGGCGGGGGGACGACCCGGTGGCGTCCGCCCTGGTCGAGCGGCTGCACCAGGCCAGCCAGGAGTTCACGCGGCTGTGGGAGCGGCACGAGGTCGCCGTGCACCGCGGCAGCCGGATGAGGGTCCTGCACCCGGAGGTCGGGGTGATCGAGTTCGAGGCGGAGGCGCTGCTGACCCCTGCCGAGGATCAGCGGCTCTTCGTGTTCACCCCGCCGCCCGGGACCGCGACCATCGAGGCCCTGGAACTGCTGCGGGTCATCGGCCCGGAGACCGCCCACCGGAGCCACGCCTGAGCCGCCACAAGGACGTGACCTCGGCCGAGCGGGCGGCGTGCAGCGGGTCGCCGGGGTCGGCGGCACGCGGATGCGTCGGCGTGGTGTCGAGCCGTCCCGCCACCTCCAGGCCGGACGTGCCGAACGCGCGGAGCAGGTCGTCGCGCGTGCGCAGCCCCAGGTGCTCGGCCAGGTCGGACAGGATCAGCCAGCCTTCGCCGTCGGTGTCGAGGTGTTCGGCGAGGCCGTCGAGGAATCCGCGGAGCATGCGGCCGTCCGGGTCGTAGACGGCGTGTTCCAGCGGCGAGCTGGGTTTCGCGGGTACCCATGGTGGATTGCACACGACGAGCCCGGCACGGCCTTCGGGGTACAAGTCGGCTTGGACGACCTCCACACGGTCGGCCACGTCCAGCCGACGGATGTTCTCGTGGGCACACGCAAGCGCGCGCGGGTCCTGGTCTGTGGCGATGACACGTCGTATGCCGCGGCGGGCGAGAACGGCCGCCAGCACACCGGTGCCCGTACCGATGTCGAACGCGTCCGTAGCCGGAGGCAGAGGTGCCTCGGCGACCAGATCGACGTATTCGCCTCTGACAGGTGAGAACACCCCGTAGTGAGGGTGGATCCTGTCTCCGCCCAGGGCGGGTATGGGCACGCCCTTCTGCCGCCACTCGTGTGCGCCTATCAGCCCCAGAAGCTCGCGCAAGGACGTCACATACGGCTCGTCGTCGGACCCATACGCCTCCGTGCACGCCTGTACGACGTCCGGTGCCCGCTTCAGCGCGACAACGTGCCCTGGCTCGAACGGAATGAGGAGCATGGCAAGCGTCCGCGCGCGCTGGGCCCGCGCCTGGCGGTACAGGTGAAACGCCTGAACCTGCGACGGTTCCGCCTTCCGTTTGCGGCGCCTCGGAGGACGATCGATCCGGCGCGCCAGGGCCGTGAGAAGCTGCCGCGCGTTCTGGAAGTCGCCGCGCCACAGCAGGGCCGTCCCTTCGCAGGCCAGGTGGTATGCGTCGTCCGCACGGGTCTCGTCGTCGACGACCATGACCCGGCGAGGCGGCGGTGCGCCACTCTCCGACCGCCACCGGACGCGATGCTCCGTCCCGCCCTCCCGCCAGCGGAGGAACGCCTCATCCGCAGCCACGGCGCCTTCGCCACCCTCCGTGTTTCCCACGTACGCAGCTCCTTCCGGATTCAGTGCGCCTCCCAAGTCTTCGCCACGGCGACACTTGTCTTGCCAGCGGTGCTGCTAGGAGACACCGCCGAGGTCGAAATAGGCGCTGCTGGACAGGTGCCGGGATGTTGCGGCTAGCTTCCGGAGTGCCTGCTCGGAGGGTGATCCCGGTTCGGCGGCGTACAGCATCAGGCGGCTGAGGTCGGGGTCGCCGGGCAGGTGGAGGGTCTCGAAGGGCAGGACGAGTCGTCCGGCCTCGGGGTGGACGAGCCGGGCCTCACCGTGCGTCAGGTCCGTCACGTGGTGTTCGGACCACAGCCGTCCGAAATCGGGGCTGCGTTCCCGCAGGCAGTTGATCAAAGACCGCAGCCGGGGGTCGTCCGGGTGCTCGCCGGATCGGAACCGCAGGTAGGCGACGTTGCGCCGGGCCACGTCCAGCCAGTTGTCGTCGAGCCGGGCCTTGTAGTCGCCGTTGAGGTGGATCTGGTGCGACCAGGTCCGCTCGTCCGCCGGGACGTTCGCCAGGTCCACGAAGACGGCCGAGGTCAGCCGGTTCCAGGCGACCACGTCGGTGTAGTGGCCGACGATGTAGGCGGGCGCGTGGTCGATGGCGTCGAGGAGGTTCTGGAGCGGGGCCCGCAGGCGGGGTGGCCCTGGCGCGGGTATCCAGCGCGGGGGGTGTGCGAGGCGGTGCAGGTGGGCGTGCTCGTCGGCGTCCAGGCGGAGTGCCCGTGATATCGCGTCGAGGATCTCTGTGGACACGTTGTCGGCGTTGCCCTGTTCAAGGCGGATGTAGTACGCGACGCTGACGCCGGCGAGCTGGGCGAGTTCTTCACGGCGCAGCCCGGGGACGCGACGGCGGCTTCCATAGGTGCGCACACCCACGTCCTCGGGTTGCAGACGCGCGCGCCGGGACTTGAGGAATTCGCCGAGTTCTCCTGTCTGCGCCATGCCGGTGAGGCTATCCGGCGGGCTTGGCGGTGATATCTCCGTTGCTGGTGGTCAGGTCGATAAGGAACCTGCCTGCCGGGTCGTTCGCGATCTTCAGGTTCTTGCCGCCGTCCCCCGTGCGGGCGGTCACCCGGTAGGGCGCGGCCGGGACGATCACGGTGACGTCCCCGTCACCGCTCTTCGCCCGGATGTCCTGAGGTGTGGCGAGCGTGAGGTCGATCTCGCCGTTGGACGTCTGCGCGTCGACGCGTCCGCCCCGGAGCCCGCTGCCCTGGATCCGGCCATCGGACGTCCGCGCGCTGACGGTGCCGTTCACGCCGTCCAGGTGGATGGATCCCGAACTGGTCCGCACGTCCACCTTGCCCACGCGCGTCAGTTCGATCCTGCCACTGGACGTCGAGCCGCTCACGGGAAGCCCGGCCGGCACGTCGACCGTGTAGCTCACCGAGCAGCGGGAGCCGCAGCCGCCGAGGACGAGGACGCCGTTCTCGATGCGGTGCGTCGGTCCGTCCGGCCGGTCGTCCCGGTAGCGGATCTTGCGGTGCAGGGCCGTCCTATCGGCTCCGCCGCGCACGGTCACGCCGCCGGAGCCGACGTCCACCCGGACGGCGGTGATCTTGCCCTTGAGTCCGGCGTCGTCCTCGTAGGTCGAGGCGAACGCCATGCCGCAGGCGCTCAGCGTGGTCCCGGCGACGGCGGCCACGAGAGCGGTCACGGTGAGGGTGGAGAGGTTGCGGCGCACGGTTACTCCTGTTCGGCCGTTCCGACCCGTCCGAATCTAGGAGGCGGGGGATCGGGTGGTCGCCCCGCCGGAGCGGTATGTCCGTTCTGGCTCCCAGGTCTCCCGGAGACCGCTACTCAGGTCCTCTCAGCCTGCTACCACCGGTGGTACGAACGGCCGGGGTCTGGGTGCCCGCGCGTCCCGCGACGATCGTCTTCCGCATGACCCTCATCACCGCCGCCCCCGCCGCCGAGCGGATGTCGTCGCGGCACAAGCTGGTCCTGACCCTTCTCCTCGGCGCGCAGTTCATGCTCGCCATCGACTTCTCCATCCTGAACGTGGCCCTGCCGGTCGTCGGCGAGGGCCTCGGGTTCGGCCTGGATCGACTCCAGTGGATCGCCACCGCGTTCGCGCTCCCCGCGGCCGGGTTCACCCTGCTTTTCGGCCGCGTCGCCGACCTGTTCGGACGGCGCCGGATGCTGCTCACCGGCATGGCGCTGCTGGCCGCGGGCTCGCTGATCGGCGGGCTCGCCGCGTCCCCCGCGATCCTGCTGGCGGGACGCGTGCTCCAGGGCCTGGCCACGGCGATCGCCACGCCGGCCGCGTTGTCGCTGCTCACGACGTCCTTCCCGGAGGGACCGCTGCGGACGCGGGCACTCGGCCTCAGCGGCGCGCTGATGTCCGCCGGGTTCACGGTGGGCGCGATCCTCGGCGGCGTCCTGACCGACCTGCTGAGCTGGCGCTGGGCGTTCCTGATCAACGTCCCGGTCGCCGTGGCGATCCTCGCCGTGACGCCCGCGGTGGTCGGGGAGAGCCGCTCGCGGGACGCCTCCCGGCTGGACGTGCCCGGGGCCGTGACCGTCACCGGCGGCCTGCTCGCGCTGGTGTACGGCATCACCTCGGCCGGCGCGCGCGGCTGGGACGACCCGGCCGGGCTCGGCGCCCTGGCCGCCGCCGCGGTCCTGCTCGTCGCGTTCGGCCTCATCGAACGCCGCTCACCGGCGCCGCTCGCTCCCCCGCGCGTCCTGACCAGGCGGACCGTGACGTGGGGCAACGTCGGCGGCTTCATCGCCTTCGCCACCGAGACCTCGCTGGTGTTCCTGATGACCCTCTACCTCCAGCAGGTCCTCGGGTTCTCGCCGCTGACCACGGGCCTCGCGCTCGGCGTGCTCGGCGCCGGGACGTTCGCGGGCGGCGTCGCCGCGCCCCGGATCATGGGACGGCTCGGCGGCCGGACGACCCTCGCGGCCGGTCTCGTCCTCCAGGCGGCCGCGACGCTGGCGCTGCTCGGACTCGGCTCCACGCGGGACGGGCTGGCCCTGATGCTCGCCGCCACCGCGATCGGCGGGTTCGGCAACCTCGTCGCGATCGTGGCGTTCATGGGGCTCGCGACGTCCGGGCTGCCGGACGGCGAGCAGGGCCTCGCGACCGGGCTCGCCACCATGACGCAGCAGGTCGCCATCACCCTCGGCATCCCGGTGATGAGCGCGGTCGCCACCGCGGGCACGGTGTCCGTGCTCGGTGGCGTGCACACCGCGACGCTGGTCAACGCGGCGGTCGCCGTCGCGGGCGCCGCCGTCATCGCCCTGTTCCTCCGCCGCTCTTGAAAGGCGCGAACCGATGGATCTTGACCTGTCCGGAAAGGTGTACATCGTCACGGGAGCCTCCGCCGGGATCGGGGAGGCCACCGCCCGGCTCCTCGCGGACGAGGGCGCCCACGTGGTGGGTGTCGCCCGGAAGCCGCTCGGCGACGGCGGTCAGGTGACGGGCTTCGCCGCCGACCTCACCGACCCGTCCGCCGCCCAGCGGGTCGTGGACGCCGCCCTCGACCGGCATGGGCGCCTCGACGGCCTGGTCAACAACGCCGGTGCCCTCGACTCGCGCATCGGCTTCCTGGACGTCACCGACGACCAGTGGCACGCCACGTTCGAGCTGAACCTGCACGCGGCGGTCCGGATGGCCCGCGCCGCGCTGCCCGCACTGATCGATCAGGGCGCGGGCAGCCTCGTCCACGTCGCCAGCGAGGCCGCGCGGTTCCCCGACACGCCACTGGTCGACTATGCCGCGTCCAAGACGGCGCTCTTGTCGGTGTCCAAGACGCTGGCGGGGGAGTTCGGACGCTGCGGCATACGCTCCAACGTCGTGACGCCCGGCCCCACGCGGACCCGGCTGTGGGACGAGCCGGGCGGGTTCGCCGACCAGCTCGCGTCCCAGTTCGGACTGCCCGTCGAAGAGGCCATCGAGCGGTTCGTCCTGGAGGAACGGCGCCTGCCCGCCGCCCGCCTCGGGACCCCGCAGGACGTGGCACGCGTGATCGCCTACCTGCTGTCACCGCTGGCCGTGCAGGTCACGGGCGCCGAGTGGGCGGTGGACGGCGGCGCGCTCCGCCAGCTCTGACCCGGCGGGCGTGCCGGTCCGCGGGGCGTGCAGGTCCGCGGGGCGCGCCGGGCCGTGATCCGCCCGGCACGCCCCGCGCGCGCCCCGTCCGGCAGGCCCGCGTGTGTCCCGTATGGCACGCCCCGCGCGTGTTCCGCCCGGCACGCCCGCGTGTGTCCCGTACGGCAGGCTCTGCGCGTGTTCCGTCGTTCAGGCGGGGACCTTGTCGAGGAACCCGTGCACGCGGTCGAATCGGCCGTCCTCCGCGAACACCGCCACATCGAACCCGACCACGATCGCCTCCCCGCCCTCGGGGCCGAGTTCCCAGGTGAACCGGGCCACGTCGTGGTGGGCGTCCACCGTCCCTGCGGCACGAAAGACCAGGCCGGGGAACTGCTTTTGCGCGGCGCCGACGAAAACGTCGATCGCGTCGCGCCCCTCGGCGACCCCGAGCGGGTCGACGTAGACGGCGTCCTCGGTCCACAGCTCGTCGATCGCTGCGCGCCGCGCGGCCGGGTCGGTCTCGTTCCAGATGGCCAGGTACCGCTCGACCCGCTGCTGGACGTCGCTCATGTCGCACTCCCACTCTCTTCGCCTGACTTCACTGCTTCGTCTGAGTTCACCCGGTTCGTCTGCCCCGGTGCGCCCCACGTTGCCAAGCCCGCGGCGTAAGATCGATTACCTGGGACGTCATGGCCGGTGCGGGGGACCGTCCCGTCCGCCTCGTCCCGGACGCGCCGGAGCCGTCGGGCACCTCGACGATGATGTCGGATTTCCGCTAGTGAACTCCCCTGACCATCCGTGATGCTGGAGACATGCACGAGGATGTGGAGAGATGCGTGCGGGCCGTCCGGTCGAAGGACGCCCGCTTCGACGGCTGGTTCTTCACCGGGGTCGTGACCACGGGGATCTACTGCCGCCCGAGTTGCCCGGTCGTGCCGCCGAAGCCTGAGAACATGCGCTTCTACCCGAGCGCCGCCGCGGCGCAGCAGGCCGGGTTCCGGGCCTGCAAGCGCTGCCGCCCCGACACCAGCCCCGGCTCCCCCGAGTGGAACCACCGCGCGGACGTCGTCGCGCGGGCCATGCGGCTCATCGCCGACGGCGTCGTCGACCGGGAGGGCGTCCCGGGCCTGGCGGGACGCCTCGGCTACAGCACTCGCCAGATCGAACGCCAACTCAACGCCGAACTGGGCGCCGGCCCGCTCGCTCTTGCACGTGCCCAGCGCGCGCAGACGGCACGCCTCCTGATCGAAACGACACCCCTCCCGATGGGGGACGTGGCGTTCGCGGCGGGTTTCGCGAGTATCCGCGCCTTCAACGACACCGTCCGAGAAGTGTTCGCCCTAACGCCCAGCCAACTGCGTGACCGTGTTGCTAAGGGCCACCCGCCTGCGGGCTCTGGATCCCTCTCGCTGAGGCTCCCGTTCCGTGCGCCGCTCTGCCCGGACAACCTGTTCGGCCACCTCGCCGCCACCGGCGTCCCGGGCGTCGAAGAGTGGCAGGACGGTGCGTTCCGTCGCACCCTGCGGCTACCCCATGGTCATGGCATCGCCACACTGCGTCCGCAACCCGACCATGTGGCCTGCACGCTCTCCCTGAGCGACCTGCGGGACCTCACCATCGCGATCAGCCGCTGCCGCTGGATGCTGGACCTCGACGCCGACCCCGTCGCCGTCGACGACCTGCTCAGCGCCGACCCGGTCCTCGCACCGCTGGTCGACAAAGCCCCTGGACGCCGCGTCCCACGCACCGTGGACGCGGCGGAGTTCGCCGTCCGGGCCGTCCTCGGGCAGCAGGTGTCAGTCGCCGCCGCGCGCACACACGCCGCGCGTCTCGTCACCGCCTACGGCGACCCCGTCACCGACCCTGGCGGCGGGCTGACCCACCTCTTCCCGACCCCAGCCGCCTTGGCGGACCTGGATCCGGAGGCCCTGGCGTTCCCGAAAACCCGCCGCACGACCCTCACGTCCCTCGTCGCAGCACTCGCGCAAGAGCAAATCGACCTCGGTGTCGGAAGCGATTGGGAACAGGCCCGCGCGCGCTTGGCCGCCCTACCCGGTTTCGGTCCCTGGACCGTCGAGACCATCGCCATGCGTGCGCTGGGCGACCCCGACGCCTTCATTCCAGGCGACCTCGGTATCCGCGCCGCCGCCCGCACCCTCGACCTTCCCACAACCCCCGCAGCCCTCACCCGCCGTGCCGCCGCATGGCGACCCTGGCGCGCCTACGCCGTCCAGTACCTGTGGGCGACGGGCGACCACGCCATCAACCTCCTCCCGGCCTAGAGAGGACCACCACCATGGAATCGACGCACGCCGTCCTGGACAGCCCCGTAGGCCCCCTCACCGTGGTCGTGACAGACGGCGGCCTGTCCGGCCTGTACATGGACCAGCAGCGGCACCGTCCGGCCGAAGAGTCCTTCGGCGCCCGCACCGAGACGCAGGAGCCGTTCAAGGCCGTCGCCGAGCAACTGGGCGCGTACTTCGCGGGCGACCTCACCGAATTCGACCTGCCGCTGAACATGCGCGGCACGCCCTTCCAGCAGCGCGTCTGGGCGGCCCTCCAAGAGATCCCCTACGGACAGACGACCACCTACGGCGAACTCGCCGTCGAGATCGGCAAGCCCTCCGCGTCCCGCGCGGTCGGCCTCGCCAACGGCAAGAACCCGATCAGCGTCATCGTCCCCTGCCACCGGGTCGTCGGCTCCACCGGCTTGCTCACCGGCTACGGCGGCGGCCTGGCGCGCAAGCGGCAGTTGCTCGACTTCGAGCGCGGAACCCGGGAGGCCGCCCTGTTCTGAGGATCCGGGCCTCGGTGAACTGTCGGAGGCTGGGGATAACGTGCTTTGTCAGGGCCGGAGAGTCCGGCCTTGACAGAGTCACGGAAGGGCGGACCAGTGGAGTTCCGGGTAGACCGCCAAGCGCTCGCCGACGCCGTCGCGTGGGCGGCGCGGACCCTGCCATCGCGTCCCGCGCTGCCGGTCCTCGCGGGCATGCTCGTCGAGGTCACGGCGGACGGAGAGCTCACCCTGGCGGGCTTCGATCA carries:
- a CDS encoding helix-turn-helix transcriptional regulator → MDRRELADFLRRSRERLRPQEVGLVAGPRRRTPGLRREEVSQLAGMSADYYMRLEQARSPQPSSQLLGSLARALRLTEDERDHLYILAGHRPPAGPYAGEHVRPGLLYLLDRLQETPAQLVGDLGDVLAQNAMAEALFGCVCTVVEPDRNIVWRWFTDPFVREAYPEDEHADYSRMHVADLRAAVARRGDDPVASALVERLHQASQEFTRLWERHEVAVHRGSRMRVLHPEVGVIEFEAEALLTPAEDQRLFVFTPPPGTATIEALELLRVIGPETAHRSHA
- a CDS encoding methyltransferase — encoded protein: MVVDDETRADDAYHLACEGTALLWRGDFQNARQLLTALARRIDRPPRRRKRKAEPSQVQAFHLYRQARAQRARTLAMLLIPFEPGHVVALKRAPDVVQACTEAYGSDDEPYVTSLRELLGLIGAHEWRQKGVPIPALGGDRIHPHYGVFSPVRGEYVDLVAEAPLPPATDAFDIGTGTGVLAAVLARRGIRRVIATDQDPRALACAHENIRRLDVADRVEVVQADLYPEGRAGLVVCNPPWVPAKPSSPLEHAVYDPDGRMLRGFLDGLAEHLDTDGEGWLILSDLAEHLGLRTRDDLLRAFGTSGLEVAGRLDTTPTHPRAADPGDPLHAARSAEVTSLWRLRRGSGGRSPGR
- a CDS encoding helix-turn-helix domain-containing protein is translated as MAQTGELGEFLKSRRARLQPEDVGVRTYGSRRRVPGLRREELAQLAGVSVAYYIRLEQGNADNVSTEILDAISRALRLDADEHAHLHRLAHPPRWIPAPGPPRLRAPLQNLLDAIDHAPAYIVGHYTDVVAWNRLTSAVFVDLANVPADERTWSHQIHLNGDYKARLDDNWLDVARRNVAYLRFRSGEHPDDPRLRSLINCLRERSPDFGRLWSEHHVTDLTHGEARLVHPEAGRLVLPFETLHLPGDPDLSRLMLYAAEPGSPSEQALRKLAATSRHLSSSAYFDLGGVS
- a CDS encoding DUF4097 family beta strand repeat-containing protein, whose amino-acid sequence is MRRNLSTLTVTALVAAVAGTTLSACGMAFASTYEDDAGLKGKITAVRVDVGSGGVTVRGGADRTALHRKIRYRDDRPDGPTHRIENGVLVLGGCGSRCSVSYTVDVPAGLPVSGSTSSGRIELTRVGKVDVRTSSGSIHLDGVNGTVSARTSDGRIQGSGLRGGRVDAQTSNGEIDLTLATPQDIRAKSGDGDVTVIVPAAPYRVTARTGDGGKNLKIANDPAGRFLIDLTTSNGDITAKPAG
- a CDS encoding MFS transporter, which codes for MTLITAAPAAERMSSRHKLVLTLLLGAQFMLAIDFSILNVALPVVGEGLGFGLDRLQWIATAFALPAAGFTLLFGRVADLFGRRRMLLTGMALLAAGSLIGGLAASPAILLAGRVLQGLATAIATPAALSLLTTSFPEGPLRTRALGLSGALMSAGFTVGAILGGVLTDLLSWRWAFLINVPVAVAILAVTPAVVGESRSRDASRLDVPGAVTVTGGLLALVYGITSAGARGWDDPAGLGALAAAAVLLVAFGLIERRSPAPLAPPRVLTRRTVTWGNVGGFIAFATETSLVFLMTLYLQQVLGFSPLTTGLALGVLGAGTFAGGVAAPRIMGRLGGRTTLAAGLVLQAAATLALLGLGSTRDGLALMLAATAIGGFGNLVAIVAFMGLATSGLPDGEQGLATGLATMTQQVAITLGIPVMSAVATAGTVSVLGGVHTATLVNAAVAVAGAAVIALFLRRS
- a CDS encoding SDR family NAD(P)-dependent oxidoreductase, with the translated sequence MDLDLSGKVYIVTGASAGIGEATARLLADEGAHVVGVARKPLGDGGQVTGFAADLTDPSAAQRVVDAALDRHGRLDGLVNNAGALDSRIGFLDVTDDQWHATFELNLHAAVRMARAALPALIDQGAGSLVHVASEAARFPDTPLVDYAASKTALLSVSKTLAGEFGRCGIRSNVVTPGPTRTRLWDEPGGFADQLASQFGLPVEEAIERFVLEERRLPAARLGTPQDVARVIAYLLSPLAVQVTGAEWAVDGGALRQL
- a CDS encoding nuclear transport factor 2 family protein; amino-acid sequence: MSDVQQRVERYLAIWNETDPAARRAAIDELWTEDAVYVDPLGVAEGRDAIDVFVGAAQKQFPGLVFRAAGTVDAHHDVARFTWELGPEGGEAIVVGFDVAVFAEDGRFDRVHGFLDKVPA
- a CDS encoding DNA-3-methyladenine glycosylase 2 family protein is translated as MHEDVERCVRAVRSKDARFDGWFFTGVVTTGIYCRPSCPVVPPKPENMRFYPSAAAAQQAGFRACKRCRPDTSPGSPEWNHRADVVARAMRLIADGVVDREGVPGLAGRLGYSTRQIERQLNAELGAGPLALARAQRAQTARLLIETTPLPMGDVAFAAGFASIRAFNDTVREVFALTPSQLRDRVAKGHPPAGSGSLSLRLPFRAPLCPDNLFGHLAATGVPGVEEWQDGAFRRTLRLPHGHGIATLRPQPDHVACTLSLSDLRDLTIAISRCRWMLDLDADPVAVDDLLSADPVLAPLVDKAPGRRVPRTVDAAEFAVRAVLGQQVSVAAARTHAARLVTAYGDPVTDPGGGLTHLFPTPAALADLDPEALAFPKTRRTTLTSLVAALAQEQIDLGVGSDWEQARARLAALPGFGPWTVETIAMRALGDPDAFIPGDLGIRAAARTLDLPTTPAALTRRAAAWRPWRAYAVQYLWATGDHAINLLPA
- a CDS encoding methylated-DNA--[protein]-cysteine S-methyltransferase, which gives rise to MESTHAVLDSPVGPLTVVVTDGGLSGLYMDQQRHRPAEESFGARTETQEPFKAVAEQLGAYFAGDLTEFDLPLNMRGTPFQQRVWAALQEIPYGQTTTYGELAVEIGKPSASRAVGLANGKNPISVIVPCHRVVGSTGLLTGYGGGLARKRQLLDFERGTREAALF